One Isoptericola dokdonensis DS-3 genomic window, ATGGAGGGCGAGTACCGCGAGCGGGCGCGGCGGTTCTTCCCCGCGCACGACCGGAACAGCTCCCGGCGGGCCTACCGTTCGGTGCGCCGCGCGCGACCGGCGCGGGACCGCTGACGACCTGACCGGGCCGTGCCGAGCCGTGCCGGACCGGTCACGATGTCAGGCGGGGATCGCCTCCGGCGCAGGCAGGACGGCGCGGGCCGCGCGTCGCACCCACAGGTCGGACGCCGCGCCGAACGGCTCGGCACGCGTCGCGACGTCGTCCTGTGCCTCCTGCCACGCCGCGCGGGCGAGGTCGACCCAGGCGCGCGGGTACGACGGCGAGCGCTGCACGAAGTCGGCGAGGTCGAGGGCGTGCACGGTGCCGTCGGTGTCCCGCTCGACGTCGAGGTCGAGGTCGACGAACCAGCTCACCGGCGCGGCCGCGACGACGCCGGTCGCGACGTCGACGCGGACCCGCCCGTCGTGCCGGAACCAGGCGACCCACGGGTCGGCGACGGGCAGGAGCAGGGCACCGTCGGGCACGGCGAACCAGTCGCCCCACTCGTCGCTGCCGAGCACGACGGCGGTCCAGCGGGTACGGACGGCGCCGCACGGCTTGCGCTTCTCGACGACGACCTGCGTCATGCCCGCTCCTTTCCGTCGTGCCGGCGGCGGACGCCGCCGCGGGTGTGACGACGATAGTGACCGCCGTCACTGTCGCGGAAGCCCCGCGGCGATGACCATCGGCCACCGATCAGGTGAACGGCTGGTGAACACGCCCGCGCCGGGGATGGCGGGGGCGGGCCCCGGATCGCAGGATGGGGGCATGACCCGACGACGTCACCTGAGGTCCCTGCCTGCCCTGACGCTGGTCGCGGCGCTCGCGCTGGCCGGCTGCACCGACGACTCCCCGTCCGACGACGCGACGGCGGAGGGCTCGCCGGCCGTCACGCCGTCGCAGAGCGCCGGCACCGCGACGGGGTCGGCCGCGCCCGACGACGACCCGAGCGCCTCGCCGGAGGCGGACGAGGACGCCGCGTCGCCGAGCGCGGAGCCGTCCGAGGGGTCGGGCGGGGACGCCGACGTCGACCCCACGACGGGCGCGCTGGCGGCCGTGGCGCTGGCCGCCGCCGAGGCCGACGGCACGCCCTACGCGATCGACACGGAGGCGGGTAGCTGGCAGGTCGACGTCGCCGTGGACGGCGCGAGCGTGGAGGTGACGGTCGACCCGACGGGCACGGAGGTGCTGGGCACCCGGGACGACGACCTCGACGCGGAGGACCGCGCGGCGCTGGGCGACGCGACGGTGCAGCT contains:
- a CDS encoding DUF402 domain-containing protein; its protein translation is MTQVVVEKRKPCGAVRTRWTAVVLGSDEWGDWFAVPDGALLLPVADPWVAWFRHDGRVRVDVATGVVAAAPVSWFVDLDLDVERDTDGTVHALDLADFVQRSPSYPRAWVDLARAAWQEAQDDVATRAEPFGAASDLWVRRAARAVLPAPEAIPA
- a CDS encoding PepSY domain-containing protein, with the protein product MTRRRHLRSLPALTLVAALALAGCTDDSPSDDATAEGSPAVTPSQSAGTATGSAAPDDDPSASPEADEDAASPSAEPSEGSGGDADVDPTTGALAAVALAAAEADGTPYAIDTEAGSWQVDVAVDGASVEVTVDPTGTEVLGTRDDDLDAEDRAALGDATVQLPEAVQRVVSQTGGTLREADLDADAPASWSVSVTVGGAEQEFDVDTATGEVTEDTTD